In Kitasatospora gansuensis, a genomic segment contains:
- the metK gene encoding methionine adenosyltransferase produces MSRRLFTSESVTEGHPDKIADQISDTILDALLREDPKSRVAVETLITTGQVHIAGEVTTKAYAPIAQLVRDKILEIGYDSSKKGFDGASCGVSVSIGAQSPDIAQGVDTSHEARVEGDEDDLDKQGAGDQGLMFGYASDETPELMPLPITLAHRLSKRLSEVRKNGQIPYLRPDGKTQVTIEYDGDKAVRLDTVVVSSQHASDIDLESLLTPDIREFVVEPELKRLADDGIKLVTEGYRLLVNPTGRFEIGGPMGDAGLTGRKIIIDTYGGMARHGGGAFSGKDPSKVDRSAAYAMRWVAKNIVAAGLASRAEVQVAYAIGKAEPVGLFVETFGTETVPVLKIQAAVSEVFDLRPAAIIRDLDLLRPIYAKTAAYGHFGREDADFTWERTDRVEQLKKAVNA; encoded by the coding sequence GTGTCTCGCCGCCTGTTCACCTCGGAGTCCGTCACCGAGGGACACCCCGACAAGATCGCTGACCAGATCAGCGACACCATCCTGGACGCCCTTCTGCGGGAGGACCCGAAGTCTCGGGTCGCCGTGGAGACGCTGATCACCACCGGTCAGGTGCACATCGCCGGTGAGGTCACCACCAAGGCGTACGCGCCGATCGCGCAGCTCGTCCGGGACAAGATCCTGGAGATCGGTTACGACTCGTCGAAGAAGGGCTTCGACGGTGCCTCGTGCGGCGTGTCGGTGTCCATCGGTGCGCAGTCGCCCGACATCGCGCAGGGTGTCGACACTTCGCACGAGGCCCGGGTGGAGGGCGATGAGGACGACCTGGACAAGCAGGGCGCGGGCGACCAGGGCCTGATGTTCGGCTACGCGAGCGATGAGACGCCGGAGCTGATGCCGCTGCCGATCACGCTGGCGCACCGGCTCTCCAAGCGGCTGTCGGAGGTGCGCAAGAACGGGCAGATCCCGTACCTGCGTCCCGACGGCAAGACCCAGGTCACCATCGAGTACGACGGTGACAAGGCCGTCCGCCTCGACACGGTGGTCGTGTCCTCGCAGCACGCGAGTGACATCGACCTGGAGTCGCTGCTGACGCCGGACATCCGTGAGTTCGTGGTGGAGCCGGAGCTGAAGCGGCTGGCGGACGACGGCATCAAGCTGGTGACCGAGGGGTACCGGCTGCTGGTGAACCCGACCGGTCGTTTCGAGATCGGCGGCCCGATGGGTGACGCGGGTCTGACCGGCCGCAAGATCATCATTGACACGTACGGCGGCATGGCCCGTCACGGTGGTGGCGCGTTCTCGGGCAAGGACCCGTCCAAGGTGGACCGCTCGGCCGCGTACGCGATGCGCTGGGTGGCGAAGAACATCGTCGCCGCGGGTCTGGCCTCGCGGGCCGAGGTCCAGGTCGCGTACGCGATCGGCAAGGCCGAGCCGGTGGGTCTGTTCGTCGAGACCTTCGGCACCGAGACCGTTCCGGTCCTGAAGATCCAGGCCGCCGTCTCCGAGGTCTTCGACCTGCGTCCGGCCGCGATCATCCGTGACCTGGACCTGCTGCGGCCGATCTACGCGAAGACCGCCGCGTACGGCCACTTCGGCCGGGAGGACGCCGACTTCACCTGGGAGCGCACCGACCGCGTCGAGCAGCTGAAGAAGGCCGTCAACGCCTGA
- the coaBC gene encoding bifunctional phosphopantothenoylcysteine decarboxylase/phosphopantothenate--cysteine ligase CoaBC — MNASPPKVVLGVSGGIAAYKACELLRRFTESGHQVTVVPTAAALHFVGEATWAALSGRPAATETWERVHEVPHVRIGQQADLVVVAPATADLMAKAAHGLADDLLTNTLLTARCPVVLAPAMHTEMWEHPATQENVATLRRRGVIVLEPAVGRLTGVDTGKGRLPEPAAIFESCRRVLARGELTADLTGRHVVVSAGGTREPLDPVRYLGNLSSGKQGYALAVTAAARGARVTLLSANATLPDPAGVDVVHVSTALELREAALKAVADADAVVMAAAVADFRPAEYATGKIKKKDGVEPAPVALVRNPDILAELSAHRARSGQLVVGFAAETDDVLANGRAKLARKGCDLLVVNEVGGGKAFGRDTNSAVLLSADGAEAEIADGPKESLADAVWDAVVARFDKRV; from the coding sequence ATGAATGCCAGCCCGCCCAAGGTCGTCCTCGGCGTGAGCGGCGGCATCGCCGCGTACAAGGCCTGCGAGCTGCTGCGCCGGTTCACCGAGTCGGGGCACCAGGTCACCGTGGTGCCGACCGCCGCCGCGCTGCACTTCGTCGGCGAGGCCACCTGGGCGGCGCTGTCCGGCCGTCCGGCGGCCACCGAGACCTGGGAGCGGGTGCACGAGGTCCCGCACGTGCGGATCGGCCAGCAGGCCGATCTGGTGGTGGTGGCCCCGGCCACCGCCGACCTGATGGCCAAGGCCGCCCACGGGCTGGCCGACGACCTGCTCACCAACACGCTGCTGACCGCGCGCTGTCCGGTGGTGTTGGCCCCCGCCATGCACACCGAGATGTGGGAGCACCCCGCCACCCAGGAGAACGTCGCCACGCTGCGCCGCCGGGGCGTGATCGTGCTGGAGCCCGCCGTCGGCCGGCTCACCGGCGTCGACACCGGCAAGGGCCGGCTGCCCGAGCCCGCCGCGATCTTCGAGTCCTGTCGCCGGGTGCTGGCCCGCGGCGAGCTGACCGCCGACCTGACCGGCCGTCATGTGGTGGTCTCGGCCGGCGGCACCCGGGAGCCGCTCGACCCGGTCCGCTACCTGGGCAACCTGTCCTCCGGCAAGCAGGGCTACGCGCTGGCCGTCACGGCCGCCGCCCGGGGCGCCAGGGTCACCCTGCTCTCCGCCAACGCGACGCTGCCCGACCCGGCCGGGGTGGACGTGGTGCACGTCTCCACCGCCCTCGAGCTGCGCGAGGCGGCGCTGAAGGCGGTGGCCGACGCTGACGCGGTGGTGATGGCCGCGGCGGTGGCCGACTTCCGGCCGGCCGAGTACGCCACCGGCAAGATCAAGAAGAAGGACGGCGTGGAGCCCGCGCCGGTCGCGCTGGTCCGCAATCCCGACATCCTGGCCGAGCTCTCCGCGCACCGCGCCCGTTCCGGCCAACTGGTGGTCGGATTCGCGGCCGAGACCGACGACGTGCTGGCCAACGGCCGGGCCAAGCTGGCCCGGAAGGGCTGCGATCTGCTGGTCGTCAACGAAGTGGGCGGGGGTAAGGCCTTCGGGCGGGATACCAACTCCGCAGTTCTGCTCAGCGCGGACGGCGCGGAGGCCGAGATCGCCGACGGGCCCAAGGAATCACTGGCCGACGCGGTCTGGGACGCCGTGGTGGCCCGGTTCGACAAAAGGGTCTGA
- the rpoZ gene encoding DNA-directed RNA polymerase subunit omega, with the protein MSSSMTAPEGIINPPIDELLEATDSKYSLVIYAAKRARQINAYYSQLGEGLLEYVGPLVDTHVHEKPLSIALREINAGMLTAEAIDAA; encoded by the coding sequence GTGTCCTCTTCCATGACCGCGCCCGAGGGCATCATCAACCCGCCGATCGACGAGCTGCTCGAGGCCACGGACTCGAAGTACAGCCTGGTGATCTACGCCGCCAAGCGCGCCCGTCAGATCAACGCGTACTACTCCCAGCTGGGTGAGGGTCTCCTCGAGTACGTCGGCCCGCTGGTGGACACCCACGTGCACGAGAAGCCGCTGTCGATCGCGCTGCGCGAGATCAACGCGGGCATGCTCACCGCTGAGGCCATCGACGCCGCCTGA
- the gmk gene encoding guanylate kinase, with the protein MSERPRLTVLSGPSGVGKSTVVAHLRKQHPELWLSVSVTTRHPRPGEKNGVHYYFVDNDEFEKLIANGELLEWAVFAGNRYGTPRAAVLEKLENGVPVLLEIDLQGARQVRESMPEARLVFLGPPSWDELVRRLTGRGTEPQDVIDRRLEAAKVELAAESEFDTTLVNRSVEQVATELLALLGVA; encoded by the coding sequence ATGAGTGAACGTCCGCGGCTGACCGTGCTCTCCGGCCCTTCGGGGGTCGGCAAGAGCACGGTCGTCGCTCATCTGAGGAAGCAGCACCCCGAGCTCTGGCTCTCGGTGTCGGTGACCACCCGGCACCCGAGGCCCGGCGAGAAGAACGGGGTCCACTACTACTTCGTCGACAACGACGAGTTCGAGAAGCTGATCGCCAACGGCGAGCTGCTGGAGTGGGCCGTCTTCGCCGGGAACCGGTACGGCACCCCGCGTGCGGCGGTGCTGGAGAAGCTGGAGAACGGCGTCCCGGTGCTGCTGGAGATCGACCTCCAGGGGGCCCGGCAGGTCCGCGAGTCGATGCCCGAGGCGCGCCTGGTCTTCCTGGGCCCGCCGAGCTGGGACGAGCTGGTCCGCCGGCTCACCGGCCGGGGCACCGAGCCGCAGGACGTGATCGACCGTCGGCTCGAGGCCGCGAAGGTGGAGCTGGCCGCCGAGAGCGAGTTCGACACGACCCTTGTCAACAGGTCGGTCGAGCAGGTAGCGACCGAACTGCTAGCCTTGCTCGGTGTGGCCTGA
- the mihF gene encoding integration host factor, actinobacterial type, translating to MALPPLTPEQRTAALAKAAEARRKRADVKNKLKHAGASLHDVIKAGKADDEVIGKMKVSALLESMPGVGKVRAKQIMERLGISESRRVRGLGTNQIASLEREFGSTAS from the coding sequence GTGGCTCTTCCGCCCCTTACCCCTGAACAGCGCACCGCTGCGCTCGCCAAGGCTGCCGAAGCCCGTCGGAAGCGCGCCGATGTGAAGAACAAGCTGAAGCACGCCGGCGCTTCGCTGCACGACGTGATCAAGGCGGGCAAGGCCGATGACGAGGTCATCGGCAAGATGAAGGTCTCCGCTCTCCTGGAGAGCATGCCGGGCGTCGGCAAGGTCCGCGCCAAGCAGATCATGGAGCGTCTGGGTATCTCCGAGAGCCGTCGGGTCCGCGGCCTCGGGACGAACCAGATCGCCTCCCTGGAGCGGGAGTTCGGCAGCACCGCCTCCTGA
- the pyrF gene encoding orotidine-5'-phosphate decarboxylase, which yields MTLAPFGARLHAALETRGRLCVGIDPHASLLTAWGLNDDLAGLETFSRTVVEALAGEVAVLKPQAAFFERFGSRGIAVLERSVTEAREAGALVLMDAKRGDIGSTMAAYAETFLSPDRALFSDALTVSPYLGFGSLQPAVDLARANGCGLFALALTSNPEGHEVQRAVGADGVSVAQGVLNRLAAENKGAEPLGSFGAVVGATLAEAGADLAINGPLLAPGVGAQGATAADLPRVFGDSVRNVVPSVSRDILKHGPSVAALRAASARFVEEIAAAVK from the coding sequence ATGACCCTCGCTCCCTTCGGTGCCCGTCTGCACGCCGCCCTGGAGACCCGCGGCCGGCTCTGCGTCGGCATCGACCCGCACGCCTCGCTGCTCACCGCCTGGGGCCTGAACGACGACCTCGCCGGTCTGGAGACGTTCAGCCGCACCGTGGTGGAGGCGCTGGCCGGGGAGGTCGCGGTGCTCAAGCCGCAGGCCGCGTTCTTCGAGCGGTTCGGCTCCCGGGGCATCGCGGTGCTGGAGCGCTCGGTCACCGAGGCCAGGGAGGCCGGGGCGCTGGTGCTGATGGACGCCAAGCGCGGCGACATCGGCTCCACCATGGCCGCGTACGCGGAGACCTTCCTCTCTCCGGACCGCGCGCTGTTCTCGGACGCCCTGACGGTCAGTCCGTACCTGGGCTTCGGCTCGCTGCAGCCGGCCGTCGACCTGGCCCGGGCGAACGGCTGCGGCCTGTTCGCGCTGGCGCTCACCTCCAACCCGGAGGGGCACGAGGTGCAGCGCGCGGTCGGCGCCGACGGCGTGAGCGTGGCGCAGGGCGTGCTGAACCGGCTGGCGGCGGAGAACAAGGGCGCCGAGCCGCTCGGGTCGTTCGGCGCGGTGGTCGGCGCGACCCTCGCCGAGGCCGGTGCGGACCTCGCCATCAACGGCCCGCTGCTGGCTCCGGGCGTCGGCGCCCAGGGGGCCACCGCGGCCGACCTGCCCCGGGTGTTCGGCGACTCGGTGCGCAACGTGGTGCCCAGCGTGAGCCGCGACATCCTCAAGCACGGCCCCTCGGTGGCGGCCCTGCGGGCGGCCTCGGCGCGCTTCGTCGAGGAGATCGCGGCGGCGGTGAAGTAG
- a CDS encoding dihydroorotate dehydrogenase — protein sequence MEPQQVDLTAPFGGRTLPNPLTTASGCAGYGRELAKFVPLDALGSVTTKTIMPYARSGRATPRMAETPSGMLNSIGLQGAGIAHFVKHELPWLAERGARVLVSIAGERLEEFAEVAEQLNGQPGVIGLELNISCPNVADRGLVFACNPATSYDVVRAVRRVADAELPVYAKLSPDVTSITEIAAACVQAGADGLSMINTTLGMAIDPVTMRPALAGTTGGVSGPAIRPIAVRCVHQVHAEMLAGRIPRVPILAMGGLRTGLDALEFALAGASGVAVGTTLFNDPAAPLRILDELRTELAARDFTSFTDAVGYAHRPVS from the coding sequence ATGGAGCCTCAGCAGGTCGACCTGACCGCGCCCTTCGGCGGCCGTACCCTGCCCAACCCGCTGACCACCGCCTCCGGCTGCGCCGGGTACGGCCGGGAGCTGGCCAAGTTCGTCCCGCTGGACGCACTGGGCTCGGTCACCACCAAGACGATCATGCCGTACGCCCGGTCGGGCCGGGCCACGCCCCGGATGGCCGAGACGCCGTCCGGGATGCTCAACTCGATCGGCCTGCAGGGCGCCGGGATCGCCCACTTCGTCAAGCACGAACTGCCCTGGCTGGCCGAGCGCGGCGCCCGGGTGCTGGTGTCGATCGCGGGGGAGCGGCTGGAGGAGTTCGCCGAGGTCGCCGAGCAGCTCAACGGGCAGCCCGGGGTGATCGGCCTTGAGCTCAACATCTCCTGTCCGAACGTCGCCGACCGGGGCCTGGTCTTCGCCTGCAATCCGGCCACCTCCTACGACGTGGTGCGGGCGGTGCGCCGGGTGGCCGACGCCGAGCTGCCGGTCTACGCCAAGCTCTCGCCCGACGTCACCTCGATCACCGAGATCGCCGCCGCCTGCGTCCAGGCCGGGGCGGACGGGCTCTCGATGATCAACACCACCCTCGGCATGGCGATCGACCCGGTCACCATGCGCCCGGCCCTGGCCGGGACCACCGGCGGCGTGTCGGGCCCGGCGATCCGGCCGATCGCGGTCCGCTGCGTCCACCAGGTGCACGCCGAGATGCTGGCCGGACGCATCCCGCGGGTCCCGATCCTCGCGATGGGCGGCCTGCGCACCGGCCTGGACGCGCTGGAGTTCGCCCTCGCCGGGGCCTCCGGCGTCGCCGTCGGCACCACCCTGTTCAACGACCCGGCCGCCCCGCTGCGCATCCTCGACGAGCTGCGCACCGAGCTGGCGGCCCGGGACTTCACGAGTTTCACCGATGCGGTGGGGTACGCCCACCGACCCGTCAGCTGA
- a CDS encoding dihydroorotate dehydrogenase electron transfer subunit, translated as MAHPVQTEAEVVESAPAGAYRRLVLRAPEAARRVRPGHFATLAVGGGTSSMLLRRAFSIHRADVEAGTIELVVAEHGPGTRELVRSRVGDRLSLIAPLGTPFPLPEGPVSALLVAGGYGSAPLFPLAEEIKRRGGQVGFILGAATEARLFGVEAARALTQDVLVVTEDGSAGLTGLVTEPLAQAIKAIDATVVHACGPMPMLRAVTGIAEELGTRCWTAVEESMACGVGICMTCVLPVVGEDGVSRFVRSCTDGPVFDGAKVRWADLGTVPADLEGAAAMGVRG; from the coding sequence ATGGCCCATCCAGTTCAGACCGAGGCCGAGGTGGTCGAGTCCGCCCCGGCCGGGGCGTACCGGCGGCTGGTGCTGCGGGCGCCCGAGGCGGCTCGCCGGGTCAGGCCCGGGCACTTCGCCACCCTGGCGGTCGGCGGTGGCACCTCCTCGATGCTGCTGCGGCGGGCCTTCTCGATCCACCGGGCCGATGTCGAGGCGGGCACCATCGAACTGGTGGTCGCCGAACACGGGCCGGGGACACGGGAGTTGGTGCGCAGCCGGGTCGGCGACCGGCTGAGCCTGATCGCCCCGCTGGGCACCCCCTTCCCGCTGCCCGAGGGCCCGGTCAGCGCGCTGCTGGTGGCCGGCGGCTACGGCAGCGCACCGCTCTTCCCACTCGCCGAGGAGATCAAGCGGCGCGGCGGCCAGGTCGGCTTCATCCTCGGCGCGGCCACCGAGGCGCGGCTGTTCGGGGTGGAGGCCGCCCGGGCCCTCACCCAGGACGTGCTGGTGGTCACCGAGGACGGCTCGGCCGGGCTGACCGGTCTGGTCACCGAACCGCTGGCGCAGGCGATCAAGGCGATCGACGCCACCGTCGTACACGCCTGCGGCCCGATGCCGATGCTGCGCGCGGTGACCGGCATCGCCGAGGAGCTCGGCACCCGCTGCTGGACCGCCGTGGAGGAGTCGATGGCCTGCGGCGTCGGCATCTGCATGACCTGCGTGCTGCCGGTGGTCGGCGAGGACGGGGTGAGCCGGTTCGTCCGCTCCTGCACCGACGGCCCGGTCTTCGACGGCGCCAAGGTGCGCTGGGCGGACCTCGGGACCGTCCCCGCCGACCTGGAAGGCGCCGCCGCGATGGGGGTGCGGGGCTGA
- a CDS encoding quinone-dependent dihydroorotate dehydrogenase, which yields MYKLLFDLVFKKMDPEKAHHLAFFWIRLAASVPGLRQLVKAVLAPRDPALRTAALGLDLPGPFGLGAGFDKNGIGIDGLSMLGFDFVEIGTVTGEPQPGNPAPRLFRLVEDRALINRMGFNNQGSARVAARLKARPHTSSTPVIGVNIGKTKVVEEVDATEDYVKSTERLAEYADYLVVNVSSPNTPGLRNLQTVSTLGPLLVDVRRAADRATPHHVPLLVKIAPDLADEDIDEIADMALQIGLDGIIATNTTIGRDGLKESAARIEEIGMGGLSGAPLKARSLEVLQRLRARTEGRLVLVAVGGIETADDAWERITHGADLVQGYSAFVYEGPFWMRRMHKGLSARLRASGFASISEAVGSAKA from the coding sequence TTGTACAAGCTCCTGTTCGACCTGGTCTTCAAGAAGATGGACCCGGAGAAGGCCCACCACCTCGCTTTCTTCTGGATCAGGCTGGCCGCCTCGGTGCCCGGTCTGCGCCAGCTGGTGAAGGCGGTGCTGGCCCCCCGGGACCCGGCGCTGCGCACCGCCGCGCTCGGGCTCGACCTGCCGGGCCCGTTCGGCCTCGGCGCGGGCTTCGACAAGAACGGGATCGGCATCGACGGCCTGTCGATGCTCGGCTTCGACTTCGTCGAGATCGGCACCGTCACCGGTGAGCCGCAGCCGGGCAACCCGGCGCCGCGGCTGTTCCGGCTGGTCGAGGACCGGGCGCTGATCAACCGGATGGGCTTCAACAACCAGGGCTCGGCCCGGGTCGCGGCCCGGCTCAAGGCCCGTCCGCACACCAGCTCCACCCCGGTGATCGGCGTCAACATCGGCAAGACCAAGGTGGTCGAGGAGGTCGACGCCACCGAGGACTACGTGAAGAGCACCGAGCGGCTGGCCGAGTACGCCGACTACCTGGTGGTCAACGTCAGCTCGCCGAACACCCCCGGCCTGCGCAACCTGCAGACCGTCTCCACGCTCGGACCGTTGCTGGTGGACGTCCGCCGGGCAGCCGACCGGGCCACCCCGCACCACGTGCCGCTGCTGGTGAAGATCGCCCCCGACCTGGCCGACGAGGACATCGACGAGATCGCCGACATGGCGCTCCAGATCGGCCTGGACGGCATCATCGCCACCAACACCACGATCGGGCGGGACGGGCTGAAGGAGTCCGCCGCGCGGATCGAGGAGATCGGCATGGGCGGTCTTTCGGGCGCCCCGCTCAAGGCCCGCTCGCTGGAGGTGCTGCAGCGGCTGCGGGCGCGGACCGAGGGCCGGCTGGTGCTGGTCGCCGTGGGCGGCATCGAGACGGCGGACGACGCCTGGGAGCGGATCACGCACGGGGCCGACCTGGTGCAGGGGTACAGCGCGTTCGTCTACGAGGGGCCGTTCTGGATGCGGCGGATGCACAAGGGCCTGTCGGCCCGGCTTCGGGCGAGCGGCTTCGCGTCGATCAGCGAGGCGGTCGGCAGCGCCAAGGCGTAG